A single region of the Lycium barbarum isolate Lr01 chromosome 2, ASM1917538v2, whole genome shotgun sequence genome encodes:
- the LOC132628202 gene encoding F-box protein At3g07870-like isoform X1, whose product MSEYLPQELVIEILLRLPIGSILGCTCVCKSWYSLINSPGFISTHLNRNQDDHILVRHCFGNPNKEVYGLFFDNENFDQHSQFDVPFECHNDHFNVEGSCNGLLCLSGDLFYLWNPSIRKSLELPEPIFIFQAYGPFERTDILGDFYHTLGFGFDSVTNDYKVVRIVHTPFVRTLHTPFVSPNVELYKLSTGAWQDVTPVAPFYEFFPWIPGVYVNGACHWIASKQKPGEFQTARDNNRIVLFDMHVETFREMVLPSSLVHKVRYYGYEIVLFASEGSLCLADRLFGDDRTRIDIWNMKRYGDPGSWVKQFSIHRKITCSAGDGDIFSMLHDEFFPHEPYIASCLMKPMAVRKNGEILFNANGHILVSYDPATKNTKYLGICSTPYEPFGNALYVHTCKVSLILLDKRANYCAGGPCEESSNLRTRQPKEFIKAKCKRRLLVGLMDKSKMKAKRLHMIKWKGGWRKKFIKAKCKRRLLVGLMDKSKMKAKRLHMIKRKNTQVSG is encoded by the exons ACATGTGTATGTAAGTCATGGTACTCTCTTATTAATAGCCCTGGTTTTATCTCCACACATCTCAACCGAAACCAAGATGATCACATCTTAGTACGACATTGCTTTGGAAACCCCAACAAAGAAGTATATGGTTTATTCTTTGACAATGAAAATTTTGATCAGCATAGCCAATTTGATGTGCCATTCGAATGCCATAACGATCACTTTAATGTTGAGGGTAGTTGTAATGGGCTTTTGTGTCTTTCCGGTGACCTTTTCTATCTTTGGAACCCCTCCATCAGGAAATCGCTAGAGCTCCCTGAACCAATATTTATTTTTCAGGCATATGGTCCCTTTGAGCGTACCGACATATTGGGTGACTTTTATCATACATTGGGGTTTGGATTCGATTCTGTTACTAATGACTACAAGGTGGTAAGAATAGTGCACACTCCTTTTGTAAGAACACTGCACACTCCTTTTGTGTCACCTAATGTTGAGCTTTATAAGCTAAGCACTGGTGCTTGGCAAGATGTTACCCCCGTTGCCCCATTTTATGAATTCTTTCCCTGGATACCAGGGGTCTATGTTAATGGGGCTTGCCATTGGATTGCCTCTAAACAGAAACCAGGAGAATTCCAAACTGCAAGAGACAATAATAGGATTGTTCTCTTTGATATGCATGTCGAGACCTTTCGGGAGATGGTGTTACCCTCTAGTTTAGTTCACAAAGTTCGGTACTACGGTTATGAGATTGTCCTTTTTGCGTCAGAGGGTTCACTTTGTTTGGCAGATAGGTTGTTTGGTGATGACAGAACAAGAATTGATATTTGGAACATGAAAAGGTATGGTGATCCAGGATCATGGGTGAAACAGTTCAGCATCCATCGGAAAATTACATGTAGCGCTGGTGATGGTGATATTTTTTCAATGCTTCATGATGAGTTTTTCCCACATGAGCCTTACATTGCTAGTTGTTTGATGAAGCCAATGGCTGTAAGGAAAAATGGTGAAATTTTGTTTAACGCGAATGGCCACATCTTGGTTTCATATGATCCTGCAACTAAAAATACCAAGTATCTTGGCATTTGTAGCACTCCCTATGAACCATTTGGCAATGCACTTTATGTCCATACTTGCAAAGTGAGTCTTATTTTACTTGATAAACGAGCAAATTACTGTGCTGGAGGTCCTTGTGAAGAGTCATCCAATTTACGCACGAGGCAGCCTAAAGAGTTCATAAAGGCAAAATGCAAAAGAAGATTGCTTGTAGGATTGATGGACAAATCAAAAATGAAAGCAAAGAGGCTGCACATGATAAAATGGAAGGGTGGCTGGAGAAAGAAGTTCATAAAGGCAAAATGCAAAAGAAGATTGCTTGTAGGATTGATGGACAAGTCAAAAATGAAAGCAAAGAGGCTACACATGATAAAACGGAAGAACACTCAG GTTTCAGGCTGA
- the LOC132628202 gene encoding cyclin-B2-4-like isoform X2, translating to MQKKIACRIDGQIKNESKEAAHDKMEGWLEKEVHKGKMQKKIACRIDGQVKNESKEATHDKTEEHSAGKMVGSDENFPGVMRPSNLQGGLRPGVGGKLGQNRRALSTVNRNVIGAPPLVPCAVNKRNVITDYSNKANAVNKIPPVPIHRPITRKLAAQIASKQQQPAVEVIKPPPVPVAPNRNESEDCIIIDAEDYKATGYSAVPMFVQHIEAMMEEIDRMDEEIEMEDAEDWSIVDIDSSDKKNSLSVVEYITTSMLTTRRLRLLAASLQTIWNNNLILMRG from the exons ATGCAAAAGAAGATTGCTTGTAGGATTGATGGACAAATCAAAAATGAAAGCAAAGAGGCTGCACATGATAAAATGGAAGGGTGGCTGGAGAAAGAAGTTCATAAAGGCAAAATGCAAAAGAAGATTGCTTGTAGGATTGATGGACAAGTCAAAAATGAAAGCAAAGAGGCTACACATGATAAAACGGAAGAACACTCAG CAGGCAAGATGGTTGGATCAGATGAGAATTTCCCAGGTGTGATGAGGCCTTCAAATCTTCAAG GGGGATTAAGGCCTGGTGTTGGAGGAAAATTGGGGCAAAATAGGAGAGCACTAAGTACAGTCAATAGGAATGTAATTGGAGCTCCACCATTAGTACCATGTGCTGTCAACAAGAGAAATGTCATTACTGA TTATAGTAACAAAGCTAATGCTGTTAACAAGATCCCTCCTGTTCCGATTCATCGTCCAATCACAAG GAAGTTAGCTGCACAAATCGCAAGCAAACAGCAACAACCAGCAGTCGAG GTAATAAAGCCACCACCAGTCCCAGTGGCACCAAACAGAAATGAATCAGAAGACTGCATTATTATCGATGCTGAAGATTACAAGGCCACTGGTTATTCTGCCGTGCCAATGTTTGTGCAACATATAGAAGCAATGATGGAGGAAATTGACAGGATG GATGAGGAGATAGAGATGGAAGATGCTGAAGATTGGTCAATTGTGGACATAGACAGTTCTGATAAAAAGAACTCACTTTCGGTTGTGGAATACATCACGACATCTATGCTTACTACAAGAAGGCTGAG ATTGCTGGCTGCGTCCCTCCAAACTATATGGAACAACAATTTGATATTAATGAGAGGATGA
- the LOC132628203 gene encoding G2/mitotic-specific cyclin-2-like: MRNALSVCLKEWNKTCEKHSSYVKDQLWECPKLMVSFHQKAAVGKLTGVHRKYSTSKYGYAARCEPASFLLEAWF; the protein is encoded by the exons ATGCGCAATGCACTCTCGGTGTGTCTTAAGGAGTGGAATAAAACCTGTGAGAAGCATAGCAGCTATGTTAAAGATCAGCTTTG GGAATGCCCGAAGTTGATGGTTTCTTTCCATCAGAAAGCAGCAGTTGGGAAGCTTACTGGCGTGCACCGAAAGTACAGCACTTCTAAATATGGTTATGCTGCTAGATGTGAACCAGCTTCTTTTCTATTAGAAGCATGGTTCTAG